The Armatimonadota bacterium genome includes a window with the following:
- the troA gene encoding manganese transporter, giving the protein MRLLTRGAALLLCAALLAGCAGRNPEQKDDGHLRIVCTTGMIADAARNVAGPLADVRALMGPGVDPHLYKATERDIRLLAHADIVFYNGLHLEGRMGEVLSRLGERKTVVALGDSLPAQRLRRTPEGALDPHIWFDVSLWQMAVRVVADTLKKTDPSSSRVYEENARRYLTKLEELHRYSKEQIATIPRERRVLVTAHDAFRYFGEAYDIEVRGIQGLSTESEASVRDINELARFLASRGVKAVFVESTISPKNVQALIEGCRALGHEVRIGGELFGDAMGAEGTPQGTYAGMVRHNVDTIVQSLR; this is encoded by the coding sequence GTGAGACTCCTGACGAGGGGGGCGGCTCTGCTGCTCTGCGCCGCGCTGCTGGCCGGTTGCGCTGGCAGGAACCCCGAGCAGAAAGACGACGGGCATCTGCGAATTGTCTGCACGACGGGAATGATTGCCGACGCAGCGCGCAACGTGGCCGGGCCGCTGGCCGACGTGCGCGCTCTGATGGGCCCCGGCGTCGATCCGCACCTGTACAAGGCCACGGAAAGGGATATCCGCCTGCTGGCGCACGCGGATATCGTGTTCTACAACGGGCTGCACCTGGAAGGGCGGATGGGCGAGGTGCTGTCCCGGCTGGGTGAGCGTAAAACAGTGGTGGCGCTGGGAGACAGCCTGCCAGCCCAGCGGCTACGGAGAACCCCGGAAGGAGCCCTGGACCCGCATATCTGGTTCGACGTTTCGCTCTGGCAGATGGCGGTTCGAGTCGTAGCAGATACGCTGAAGAAAACCGACCCCTCCAGCTCACGGGTCTACGAGGAGAACGCCCGCCGCTACCTCACGAAGCTGGAGGAGCTGCACCGCTACAGCAAGGAACAGATTGCAACCATTCCCCGCGAGCGCCGGGTGCTGGTGACAGCGCACGATGCTTTTCGGTATTTCGGAGAAGCCTACGATATCGAGGTGCGCGGAATCCAGGGGCTGAGCACGGAGAGCGAGGCAAGCGTGCGCGACATCAATGAGCTGGCGCGATTCCTGGCCAGTCGCGGCGTGAAGGCCGTATTCGTGGAGTCCACCATCTCCCCGAAGAACGTTCAGGCGCTCATCGAGGGGTGCCGGGCACTGGGGCATGAGGTGCGCATCGGCGGAGAGCTGTTCGGGGACGCCATGGGTGCCGAGGGTACACCGCAGGGGACATACGCTGGCATGGTGCGGCACAACGTGGACACCATCGTCCAATCTCTGAGATAG
- a CDS encoding DNA-binding protein: MAMADEHHNLSSSVQDYLKAIHRLQEKGARATTQKLAAALGTSAAAASKMVRHLSDRGLVSLRPYHGFILTESGSTAALQILRHHRLIETWLCRAMGFSWDEVHEEAERLEHHISERLEERIAALLGDPMFDPHGHPIPSRDGSVRSRLGKPLAACADGESAVVQYVDDSCPALLRRLEQAGIFPGGQVRILRGGADGPITMQTPAGAVDLTLAEAGLIFAESGCGGEKK, from the coding sequence TTGGCTATGGCCGATGAGCATCACAACCTGAGCAGCTCGGTGCAGGACTATCTGAAGGCGATCCACCGCCTGCAGGAAAAAGGGGCTCGCGCCACCACGCAAAAGCTGGCTGCGGCACTCGGCACCAGCGCTGCCGCCGCATCGAAGATGGTGCGTCATCTGTCCGATCGCGGGCTGGTATCGCTCCGGCCGTATCACGGATTCATCCTGACCGAGTCCGGCAGTACGGCGGCTCTCCAGATACTGCGCCATCACCGCCTGATCGAGACCTGGCTCTGCAGGGCGATGGGATTCTCGTGGGATGAGGTGCACGAGGAGGCCGAGCGGCTGGAGCATCACATTTCAGAACGGCTTGAGGAGAGGATCGCGGCGCTGCTGGGAGATCCGATGTTCGATCCGCACGGGCACCCCATTCCTTCCCGGGACGGTTCTGTCCGGAGCCGCCTCGGCAAACCGCTGGCGGCCTGCGCGGACGGCGAATCTGCTGTTGTGCAGTACGTTGACGACTCCTGCCCCGCGCTGCTTCGGCGTCTGGAACAGGCCGGCATTTTCCCGGGCGGGCAAGTGCGGATCTTGCGAGGTGGGGCGGATGGGCCGATAACAATGCAGACGCCCGCCGGCGCCGTGGATCTTACACTAGCGGAGGCGGGACTGATCTTTGCGGAATCCGGATGCGGCGGGGAGAAAAAATGA